In the Colwellia sp. 20A7 genome, one interval contains:
- a CDS encoding TRAP transporter substrate-binding protein, whose amino-acid sequence MNILVKIVCSLCIFVIVGCGADKSTKVLRVGHTLETKHVVHKALVTMAANLNSYSNGELTMKIYPNGQLGSERDMVELLQIGSLAMTKVSAAALEGFVVDMKVFSIPYIFRSREHRWQVLQSEIGEDILLSLEKAHLKGLGYFDAGSRSFYTCNEMIRSPDDLMGKKIRVMNSQAAVKMVASFGGAATPISWGELYAAMQQGVVEGAENNPPSFYSSRHYEICPYYSLNEHASVPDVIVASKHVMDSLSEQQKKWLKHAMNDAVELQKSLWEQAENEALEEVIKAGVEVYYPDKKPFIEAVLPFHATFHDTLVGDYLTRISVKGELLGENNE is encoded by the coding sequence ATGAATATTCTAGTTAAAATTGTATGTTCTTTATGTATTTTCGTTATCGTTGGCTGTGGTGCTGATAAATCAACAAAAGTTCTTAGGGTTGGTCATACCTTAGAAACTAAACATGTAGTGCATAAAGCATTAGTTACCATGGCCGCAAACCTTAATTCCTATTCTAACGGGGAATTAACCATGAAAATATATCCAAATGGGCAACTTGGCTCAGAAAGAGATATGGTTGAGTTATTACAAATAGGCAGTCTTGCGATGACTAAAGTTTCAGCAGCAGCGCTTGAGGGTTTTGTTGTTGATATGAAAGTATTTAGTATTCCATATATTTTTCGTAGTCGAGAACATCGTTGGCAGGTTCTGCAAAGTGAAATAGGCGAGGATATATTACTTTCTCTTGAAAAAGCACATTTAAAAGGGTTAGGATATTTTGATGCCGGTAGTCGGAGTTTTTATACTTGTAACGAAATGATCCGTTCACCTGATGATTTAATGGGTAAAAAAATCCGAGTGATGAACAGTCAAGCCGCCGTTAAAATGGTAGCGTCTTTTGGTGGTGCAGCGACTCCTATTTCTTGGGGGGAGCTATATGCCGCAATGCAGCAAGGCGTTGTTGAAGGCGCAGAAAATAATCCGCCCAGTTTTTATTCTTCACGTCATTATGAAATATGTCCCTATTACTCACTCAATGAACATGCGTCAGTACCTGATGTTATTGTTGCGAGTAAACATGTAATGGATTCATTGTCTGAGCAACAAAAAAAATGGTTGAAGCACGCTATGAACGATGCGGTAGAGCTACAAAAATCTTTATGGGAACAAGCAGAAAATGAAGCATTAGAAGAAGTAATAAAAGCAGGCGTTGAAGTATATTATCCTGATAAAAAACCATTTATTGAAGCCGTATTGCCTTTTCATGCCACATTTCATGACACTTTGGTTGGTGATTATTTAACGCGTATCTCTGTGAAAGGTGAATTGTTAGGAGAAAACAATGAATAA
- a CDS encoding chondroitinase family polysaccharide lyase — protein MIVQSKKRYSLYLFFTLISWNALAEKTGSIPINNEAIPRVESFEFEHSLANFHHSKNSTVSLSNKHHKFGQQSLQWQWRGNSKISTQNFSLLTHAQSPLPYGKHFPASPTLIISLYSEHKQNTVLRLSYSKQQQELVWFELPINFSGWRTVAVPFYEMNGTPPNINDAVNYDTFTVEAQGNNAGEIYIDDIVYSQYQDDRHPYPSEQVPFIQKETQLSGNDLWMPLFRYMDNIENVLPNKLDNTDLIQLEKIEEKIQSLLLPVNSKGMKLVELKSQFDTLLLKDNGSSVVGPPLTFRPEETHYDATFQGVKIHNKLRDFGKILKAIAIEYTLLEGKGKNELATLFITATRYYLDQGWQYGSSMSSTHHIGYSTRELTEAFFIMRKVLQQADLLTSTSKGLQWFSNLGSILKDKSSFNANIDYMNTQAFYHLLLIFLSNDNEIKAALLHKYSTYISTILAQDDARGVFKIDGTAWHHGGHYPAYALGAFQKIPQTIWALSGTPFQISTAGHANFKKAFLASRLYSQSFDFGFGNAGRHPFDGNFSSLKKQYLQLAFSGDPEHLSNIDADIAAAYLRLWGNEDAKYKALFNDAGISAEVLSGYYSFPYAATAVHRRNHWAALIKGYSKYVWSSEIYAASNRYGRYPANGTVQLLNQQGEKGSGFIEDGWDWNRFPGGTSVNLPFSELETNKPLLMFRSAESFAGSVSLNKNGLFAMQLNDSKGVNHETNDIVMFPTQLKAKKSVFSFGDKIILIGTGISSVDQNNAVETTLFQTSINKDQVNITRENQAESVVFPYKNNAKTSGNNWLIDSYNNGYHILSSNNLSLEVSTQHSYHDKYSLKTGKHGARAKGKKTTQGDFAVAWLDHGVAPKNESYQYVIYPFMNADEREHFATKVLQAPSYKIIKADDQSHIVTDNESDMTGYAIFSVDKPINYGLLLASSDPALVLIEQKEENSITLAATQPDLNFDKAHPIQGFSQPVLLKLTIKGLWKLSKVNNSVTSLQQKQGSTEIIIKSQHGLTVQVALSKV, from the coding sequence ATGATTGTTCAAAGTAAAAAACGCTATTCATTATATTTATTTTTCACTTTAATCAGTTGGAATGCCTTGGCCGAAAAAACAGGCTCAATACCGATAAATAATGAAGCCATTCCAAGGGTAGAGTCATTCGAATTTGAACACTCACTTGCAAATTTCCATCACTCAAAAAATAGTACAGTATCTTTGTCTAATAAACATCATAAGTTTGGACAACAATCGCTACAATGGCAGTGGCGAGGCAATAGTAAAATAAGTACGCAAAATTTTAGTTTACTCACGCATGCACAAAGCCCATTACCGTATGGGAAACATTTTCCTGCAAGCCCTACATTAATCATCTCGCTTTATAGCGAACACAAACAAAACACGGTATTAAGGCTTAGTTATTCAAAACAGCAGCAAGAATTAGTGTGGTTTGAATTACCGATTAACTTTTCTGGCTGGCGCACGGTTGCGGTTCCCTTTTACGAAATGAATGGCACACCACCTAACATTAATGACGCTGTTAACTACGACACATTTACGGTAGAGGCTCAGGGCAATAATGCCGGTGAAATATATATTGATGACATAGTCTATTCGCAATACCAAGATGATCGCCATCCGTATCCAAGTGAACAAGTGCCTTTTATTCAAAAAGAAACACAATTATCGGGTAACGATTTATGGATGCCATTATTTAGATACATGGATAACATTGAGAATGTTTTGCCTAATAAATTAGATAACACAGATCTAATTCAGTTAGAAAAAATAGAAGAAAAAATTCAATCATTACTTTTACCTGTTAATAGTAAAGGCATGAAACTCGTTGAGCTAAAAAGTCAATTCGATACGTTATTATTAAAAGATAATGGTAGTAGTGTTGTGGGTCCACCATTAACTTTTAGACCTGAAGAAACACATTATGATGCCACTTTCCAAGGGGTAAAAATACATAATAAATTACGGGATTTCGGTAAGATTTTAAAGGCTATCGCGATTGAGTACACTTTGCTAGAAGGTAAAGGTAAGAATGAATTAGCCACGCTATTTATTACTGCTACGCGATATTACTTAGATCAAGGTTGGCAGTATGGCTCTTCTATGAGTAGTACTCACCACATAGGTTACAGTACCAGAGAGTTAACCGAAGCTTTCTTTATTATGCGTAAAGTATTACAACAAGCTGATTTATTAACGAGTACTTCTAAAGGTCTGCAATGGTTTTCAAATTTAGGTAGCATATTAAAAGATAAAAGTAGTTTTAACGCGAATATTGATTACATGAACACTCAAGCGTTTTATCATTTATTGCTTATATTTTTAAGTAACGACAATGAAATTAAAGCCGCTTTATTACATAAATACTCAACGTATATTTCTACTATATTAGCGCAAGACGATGCACGTGGTGTTTTCAAAATTGATGGTACAGCATGGCATCATGGTGGGCATTATCCTGCTTATGCATTAGGTGCTTTTCAAAAAATCCCTCAAACAATTTGGGCACTTTCAGGTACACCTTTTCAAATAAGTACAGCAGGGCATGCAAATTTTAAGAAAGCATTTCTTGCCAGTCGACTTTATAGCCAGTCGTTTGATTTTGGTTTCGGTAATGCGGGTCGCCATCCTTTTGATGGCAATTTTTCTTCGTTAAAAAAACAATATCTACAATTAGCTTTTTCGGGTGACCCTGAGCATCTAAGCAATATTGATGCAGATATTGCTGCAGCCTATTTACGATTATGGGGTAATGAAGATGCAAAATATAAAGCACTTTTTAACGATGCGGGTATTAGTGCAGAAGTTCTATCTGGGTATTATAGCTTTCCGTATGCGGCAACAGCAGTACATCGAAGAAACCATTGGGCCGCCTTAATTAAAGGTTATAGTAAGTATGTTTGGTCGTCAGAAATTTATGCAGCGTCTAATCGTTATGGTCGATATCCTGCAAATGGCACAGTACAGTTACTTAATCAGCAAGGTGAAAAAGGTAGTGGTTTTATTGAAGATGGTTGGGATTGGAATCGTTTCCCTGGTGGTACATCGGTAAATTTACCTTTTAGCGAGCTAGAAACAAATAAACCCTTATTAATGTTTCGCTCGGCTGAGTCTTTTGCGGGTAGCGTTAGCTTAAATAAAAATGGTCTATTCGCTATGCAGCTTAACGACAGTAAAGGCGTAAACCATGAAACGAATGATATTGTTATGTTTCCTACGCAATTAAAAGCGAAAAAATCGGTTTTTTCTTTTGGCGATAAAATAATATTAATTGGTACTGGGATAAGTAGTGTGGATCAGAATAATGCTGTTGAGACCACGTTATTTCAAACTTCTATCAATAAAGATCAAGTTAATATTACTCGCGAAAATCAAGCAGAAAGTGTTGTATTTCCCTATAAAAATAACGCGAAAACAAGTGGTAATAACTGGTTAATAGACTCTTACAATAATGGTTATCACATACTGTCGTCGAATAATCTAAGTCTAGAAGTAAGCACTCAACATTCCTATCACGACAAATATTCTTTAAAAACAGGTAAACATGGGGCTAGGGCTAAAGGGAAAAAAACCACCCAAGGCGATTTTGCTGTTGCTTGGCTAGATCATGGCGTAGCGCCTAAAAATGAATCTTATCAATATGTTATTTATCCGTTTATGAATGCCGATGAAAGAGAACACTTTGCTACTAAGGTTTTACAAGCACCGTCTTATAAAATTATAAAAGCAGATGATCAGTCACACATAGTGACGGATAATGAAAGTGATATGACCGGGTATGCGATATTCTCGGTAGATAAGCCTATTAATTATGGTTTGCTGTTGGCGTCGTCTGATCCAGCATTAGTGTTAATTGAACAAAAAGAAGAAAATAGTATAACGCTAGCTGCCACTCAACCTGATCTAAACTTTGACAAAGCGCATCCTATACAAGGCTTTAGTCAACCGGTCTTACTAAAATTGACGATAAAAGGTTTATGGAAGCTTTCTAAGGTAAACAACAGCGTTACTTCTTTGCAGCAAAAGCAAGGTAGCACTGAAATCATAATTAAAAGTCAGCATGGATTAACTGTTCAGGTTGCTCTTTCAAAAGTCTAA
- a CDS encoding glycoside hydrolase family 88/105 protein has protein sequence MYLKKIIFLSCTLMLFSCQSSNINQTATENSQVENISAEFSKPAVYQAMKKVIDWQLTRFNKETNLFEGYENDAYMSSTDADSHPQGWVYAAFHVGMSRWSSLAETQGEKKYIQLQHDIAKKNKYLFAPRVYNADDYAIGQLYLDLYEKYKDPEMLVPLKVIFELIMQNPATVDLDFEKVTQNFAHKESHMAEEFAGRSFPLAPCKSRWCWADSFFMGPPVWIHLSEVTGDKRYLEFANKEFWATANYLWDDKDDLFFRDSRFFDKREANGEKVIWARGVGWVAAGLARILESLPADHVDRPKYEDTFKRMMARLAGSQQDDGLWRPSVLAPESKPFKESSGTALITFAYASGINQGILDKQKYLPVISKAWAGLVDAVQPSGKLGWVQKIGYAPDSVSSEDTQVFAIGAFLLSGTEIYKLSSK, from the coding sequence ATGTATTTAAAGAAAATTATTTTTTTATCCTGCACCTTAATGCTATTTAGTTGTCAGTCTAGCAATATCAACCAAACAGCGACCGAAAATTCGCAAGTAGAAAATATTTCAGCTGAATTTTCGAAACCTGCGGTTTATCAAGCCATGAAAAAAGTGATTGATTGGCAACTTACTCGCTTCAATAAGGAAACCAACTTATTTGAAGGGTATGAAAATGACGCATACATGAGTTCAACCGATGCTGATAGTCATCCTCAAGGCTGGGTGTATGCGGCATTTCATGTTGGTATGTCGCGTTGGTCATCATTAGCTGAAACGCAGGGTGAAAAAAAATATATTCAACTACAACACGACATAGCAAAGAAGAATAAGTACCTATTTGCTCCGCGTGTTTATAATGCTGACGATTACGCTATTGGTCAGCTGTATTTAGATTTATATGAAAAATACAAAGACCCAGAGATGTTAGTGCCTTTAAAGGTTATCTTTGAGTTGATTATGCAAAACCCTGCCACGGTTGATCTTGATTTTGAGAAAGTTACACAAAACTTTGCTCATAAAGAAAGTCACATGGCTGAAGAATTTGCCGGTCGTAGTTTTCCTTTAGCACCGTGTAAAAGTCGTTGGTGTTGGGCTGACTCATTTTTCATGGGACCACCTGTATGGATACATTTATCAGAAGTGACTGGTGATAAAAGATACCTTGAATTTGCCAACAAAGAGTTTTGGGCGACTGCTAATTATTTGTGGGATGACAAAGACGATTTATTTTTCCGTGACTCACGCTTCTTTGACAAACGCGAAGCTAACGGAGAAAAAGTCATTTGGGCTAGAGGTGTTGGTTGGGTAGCCGCGGGGCTTGCAAGAATATTAGAGAGTTTGCCAGCAGATCATGTCGACAGACCAAAATATGAAGACACGTTTAAAAGAATGATGGCGCGTTTAGCCGGTAGTCAACAAGACGATGGCTTATGGAGACCTTCTGTTTTAGCGCCTGAATCTAAACCTTTTAAAGAGTCTAGCGGCACAGCGTTAATTACTTTTGCTTACGCATCAGGTATTAATCAAGGTATTTTAGATAAACAAAAATATCTACCAGTAATATCAAAAGCTTGGGCTGGTTTGGTTGATGCTGTTCAGCCCAGTGGTAAGCTTGGATGGGTGCAAAAAATTGGTTATGCACCTGACAGTGTTTCAAGTGAAGACACACAAGTTTTTGCTATTGGTGCATTCCTTTTATCTGGTACGGAAATTTATAAATTATCATCAAAGTAA
- a CDS encoding TonB-dependent receptor encodes MNLNKSILSAAIITAVSSFSATAEETAEKQVKEIETIQVTGIRGSLVRSLFDKRSADSVVDGISAEDIGKFPDQNVAESLQRITGVTIDRGESGEGQKISIRGFGPQFNNVLFNGRTMPTDNNARGFSFDLIAAELVSGADVYKTMKADVVEGGLGGTVNVHTARPFDFDGFKGAASAKVVQDTLADSSNPYVSGLISQNFDSDFGILASFAYQQRDSRMDQAGSLRFRPSNVLLGDEGTAATEEQYWRPQTSFQKYELADRERLGATLVGQWQASDDLRITADVLYSAYSAQKESYEIGRWYSDPQFNAVVDDNGSVVEFDRSVKPYVAPGVHQLWEDGNKLPTGQWNGINYKGLDRDSDTTMFGLNFDWDVSDTFNVEVDLHTSKADSRSPNNPYINLSVGTLESAQWEDTGNSFNWEDDSEGYIGDLNNYHTGNVYQVSEATDDDVTELRIDTQWELEDTGVLTSISSGIHYSDRTKSYDRGETPWTDVVVGFYGGYVANVPSDIFYDVAPSGGFLSDHNTGGFIDNWVSFDPDDVFDYLVSDEARQSASHVGDQIMNNFANGDPTYANEAEAQAAADAASAAKLANIEAGFAKYTGEYGPYTPVHLPAKSWEVNEETLSAYVQASLEGENWSGNVGLRYVTTDTTSYSANEVFIGMRLLPGQGAYAKESESGQISVGKGSYSQLLPSLNVKYDITEDIVTRFAYSKTLTRPSLSQLILGETISAVGTDSAVAGQVDWDLKATGQNPDLKPYISDNIDVAIEWYYAPESYIGATYFSKDLSDWIVTETVDEERYDSIQEVNLTFQRTAPRNVESAEVSGIELAMLHNFESGFGIQLNYTMIDTTAASSAGSDSRVSMTGLSDSSYNVIGFYENGAFQARVAYNWREGYTTCTSCSWGDPELIDDYGQVDASASYDVTETVSIFADVTNLLDEDPYKYAKYKNRTESITDTGVRYSVGVRASF; translated from the coding sequence ATGAATTTAAATAAGAGTATTTTATCTGCGGCAATTATAACCGCAGTATCTAGTTTCTCAGCTACAGCTGAAGAAACTGCAGAAAAACAAGTTAAAGAAATTGAAACTATTCAAGTTACAGGTATACGCGGCAGTTTGGTACGTTCATTATTTGATAAACGTTCTGCTGACAGTGTAGTTGATGGTATTTCTGCTGAAGATATTGGTAAATTTCCAGATCAAAACGTTGCTGAATCATTACAACGTATAACGGGTGTTACAATTGACCGTGGTGAATCTGGTGAAGGACAAAAAATTTCTATTCGTGGTTTTGGCCCACAATTTAATAACGTATTATTCAATGGCCGAACAATGCCAACCGATAATAATGCACGTGGCTTTTCGTTTGATTTAATTGCTGCTGAATTAGTGAGCGGTGCTGATGTTTATAAAACAATGAAAGCTGATGTTGTAGAAGGTGGCTTAGGCGGTACAGTAAATGTACATACAGCTCGACCATTCGACTTTGATGGTTTTAAAGGTGCAGCTTCAGCTAAGGTTGTACAAGATACGCTAGCTGATAGCAGTAATCCTTATGTTTCAGGGTTAATTAGTCAAAATTTTGATAGTGATTTTGGTATTTTAGCATCTTTTGCTTACCAACAACGTGATAGCCGTATGGATCAAGCGGGCTCTCTTCGATTTAGACCGAGTAATGTTTTATTAGGTGATGAAGGGACTGCTGCAACCGAAGAGCAATATTGGCGTCCACAAACATCATTTCAAAAATATGAATTAGCCGATCGAGAACGTCTTGGTGCAACATTAGTCGGTCAATGGCAAGCGAGTGATGACTTACGCATCACTGCGGATGTTTTATATTCAGCATATAGCGCACAAAAAGAAAGTTATGAAATTGGTCGTTGGTATTCTGATCCACAATTTAATGCGGTAGTTGATGATAATGGTTCTGTAGTCGAGTTTGATCGTTCAGTTAAACCTTATGTTGCTCCAGGTGTACATCAATTATGGGAAGATGGTAACAAGTTACCAACAGGTCAATGGAATGGTATTAACTACAAAGGCCTTGACCGAGATAGTGATACAACGATGTTTGGCTTAAACTTTGATTGGGATGTGTCAGATACATTTAACGTTGAAGTTGATTTACATACATCAAAAGCGGATAGTCGTTCGCCAAATAACCCTTATATAAACCTTTCTGTAGGTACTTTAGAATCTGCACAGTGGGAAGATACCGGTAATTCATTTAACTGGGAAGATGATTCAGAAGGTTATATAGGTGATTTAAATAATTATCATACAGGTAATGTTTATCAAGTGTCAGAAGCGACTGATGATGATGTTACAGAGCTAAGAATTGATACCCAATGGGAATTAGAAGACACTGGAGTGCTTACTTCAATTAGTTCAGGCATACATTACTCAGATCGTACGAAAAGTTATGATCGTGGCGAAACACCTTGGACTGATGTCGTTGTTGGTTTTTATGGTGGTTATGTAGCTAATGTACCATCTGATATTTTTTATGATGTTGCACCATCTGGTGGATTTTTATCAGACCACAATACCGGTGGGTTTATTGATAACTGGGTATCATTTGATCCAGATGACGTATTCGATTATTTAGTGAGTGATGAAGCACGACAAAGCGCTTCTCATGTTGGCGATCAAATTATGAATAATTTTGCCAACGGTGATCCAACATACGCTAATGAAGCTGAAGCACAAGCCGCAGCCGATGCTGCATCAGCTGCAAAATTAGCGAATATTGAAGCTGGTTTTGCTAAATATACGGGTGAATATGGACCTTATACACCTGTTCATCTTCCGGCTAAATCATGGGAAGTAAACGAAGAAACATTAAGCGCTTATGTTCAAGCAAGTTTAGAAGGCGAGAACTGGTCAGGTAATGTTGGTTTACGTTATGTAACGACTGATACTACATCATATAGTGCAAATGAAGTGTTTATTGGTATGAGATTATTACCCGGTCAAGGCGCTTACGCTAAAGAAAGTGAATCAGGACAAATTTCTGTAGGGAAAGGCAGTTATTCACAATTATTACCTAGTTTGAATGTTAAGTACGACATAACAGAAGATATTGTTACTCGTTTTGCTTATTCAAAAACATTAACTAGACCTAGTCTGTCGCAATTAATTTTAGGTGAAACTATTTCTGCGGTTGGTACTGATAGTGCCGTTGCAGGGCAAGTTGATTGGGATCTTAAAGCGACAGGTCAAAACCCTGATTTAAAACCTTATATTTCAGATAATATTGATGTCGCTATAGAATGGTATTACGCACCAGAAAGCTATATTGGTGCAACTTACTTCTCTAAAGATTTAAGTGACTGGATTGTCACCGAAACGGTTGATGAAGAGAGATACGATTCAATTCAAGAGGTTAACCTTACTTTCCAACGTACAGCACCAAGAAACGTAGAGTCTGCAGAAGTCAGTGGTATTGAGTTAGCCATGTTGCACAACTTTGAAAGTGGTTTTGGTATTCAACTGAATTACACTATGATTGATACTACTGCCGCATCAAGTGCTGGTAGTGATTCAAGAGTAAGTATGACAGGCTTATCAGATAGCTCATATAATGTTATTGGTTTTTATGAGAATGGCGCTTTTCAAGCTCGAGTAGCTTACAATTGGCGTGAAGGTTATACCACATGTACAAGTTGTTCATGGGGAGATCCAGAATTAATTGATGACTACGGACAAGTTGATGCCTCAGCTAGTTATGACGTTACAGAAACAGTCTCTATATTTGCAGATGTAACTAATTTATTAGATGAAGACCCATATAAATATGCAAAATATAAAAACCGTACTGAAAGTATTACTGATACTGGTGTTCGATATTCTGTAGGTGTACGCGCTTCATTTTAA
- a CDS encoding DUF4861 family protein, translating into MKFLSKMLVLNVVVLLTASCAQQSQEELLQQEKKKNTVELSKQKIKAYAKYVPEREDDFTWENDLVAFRVYGPSSPATANNASSGVDAWLKRVDYSIIDKWYDNFLNKVSYHTDWGEGHDPYHTGTSRGVGSAALWINDKPYPATTYNAWRIIENNSDTVIFELDYAYQAPIGNVTEVKRISLTLGSQLFEVTSSFFINGLPAKDLKVAIGVTTHDEKAKVSENKKLGWVAAWESIDGYALGTGVVVSPENVESIKHVVSEVQDQSHIWIISHTDELGQLNYFSGFGWTKAEQITTEQEWQQYLSHYSLTKQ; encoded by the coding sequence ATGAAATTTTTATCTAAAATGCTCGTGTTAAATGTTGTTGTACTCCTTACTGCTAGTTGTGCTCAGCAATCACAAGAAGAACTTCTTCAACAAGAAAAAAAGAAGAATACAGTTGAATTAAGTAAGCAAAAAATAAAAGCTTACGCTAAATATGTACCAGAAAGAGAAGATGATTTTACTTGGGAAAATGACTTAGTGGCCTTTCGTGTTTATGGTCCATCTTCACCTGCAACGGCAAATAATGCTTCTAGCGGAGTAGACGCTTGGCTCAAGCGTGTTGATTATTCAATTATAGATAAATGGTATGACAATTTTTTAAATAAAGTGAGTTATCACACAGATTGGGGGGAAGGTCATGATCCTTATCATACTGGGACATCAAGAGGTGTAGGTAGTGCAGCGTTGTGGATAAATGACAAACCTTATCCAGCAACTACATACAATGCATGGCGTATCATTGAGAATAATTCTGACACAGTTATTTTTGAACTAGATTATGCCTATCAAGCGCCAATCGGTAATGTGACTGAAGTTAAGAGAATTAGCTTAACACTAGGCTCTCAATTATTTGAAGTTACTTCTAGTTTCTTTATTAATGGCTTACCAGCGAAAGATCTTAAGGTAGCTATTGGTGTAACAACGCATGATGAAAAAGCGAAGGTAAGTGAAAATAAAAAGCTAGGTTGGGTCGCTGCATGGGAGAGCATTGACGGTTATGCTTTAGGTACTGGTGTTGTTGTTTCACCAGAAAACGTTGAGAGCATTAAGCATGTTGTATCTGAAGTGCAAGACCAAAGTCACATCTGGATAATTTCTCATACAGATGAACTTGGTCAGCTCAACTATTTTTCTGGTTTCGGCTGGACAAAGGCCGAGCAGATAACAACGGAACAGGAGTGGCAGCAGTATTTAAGCCATTACTCTTTAACTAAACAATAA
- the kduD gene encoding 2-dehydro-3-deoxy-D-gluconate 5-dehydrogenase KduD → MSNPDLSLFSLEGKTALVTGASRGLGQAIAIGLAKAGATVICSSSKNNGTLATEKIINDNGGKAYSISADLSDQDAIHSMVEEAFSLTGTIDILVNNGGTISRYPADKYPLNEWQKVIDVNLSAVFLLSQLVGIKMLEKQQGKIINIASMLSFTGGITVPAYTASKHGVVGITKALANEWASKNIQVNAIAPGYFRTDNTQALQDNPERNTDIEKRIPAGKWGEPEQLVGAVTFLASSASDYVNGHILAVDGGWLAR, encoded by the coding sequence ATGAGTAATCCTGATCTATCATTATTTTCGTTAGAAGGTAAAACTGCCCTTGTTACAGGTGCAAGCAGAGGCCTTGGACAAGCAATTGCTATAGGGCTAGCTAAAGCTGGAGCTACCGTTATTTGTAGTAGTTCTAAAAACAACGGTACCTTAGCAACAGAAAAAATAATAAACGACAATGGAGGGAAAGCATATTCCATAAGTGCCGACCTATCTGACCAAGACGCTATTCACTCAATGGTTGAAGAAGCATTTTCTCTTACCGGTACAATCGATATATTGGTAAATAATGGCGGCACTATTTCCCGATATCCTGCAGATAAGTACCCGTTAAATGAATGGCAAAAAGTTATTGATGTTAATTTAAGCGCTGTTTTCTTACTGAGCCAATTAGTTGGTATAAAGATGCTAGAAAAACAACAAGGAAAAATTATTAACATCGCTTCTATGTTGTCTTTTACTGGCGGCATAACAGTGCCAGCCTATACGGCGAGTAAGCATGGTGTTGTAGGCATAACTAAAGCATTAGCAAATGAATGGGCGAGTAAAAACATTCAAGTGAATGCAATAGCACCGGGATATTTCCGTACAGACAATACCCAAGCACTCCAGGACAATCCTGAACGCAATACAGATATAGAAAAAAGAATTCCTGCAGGAAAATGGGGAGAACCAGAGCAATTAGTTGGTGCGGTTACTTTCCTAGCAAGCTCAGCTAGTGACTATGTAAATGGCCATATATTAGCCGTAGATGGTGGTTGGTTGGCACGCTAA
- the kduI gene encoding 5-dehydro-4-deoxy-D-glucuronate isomerase produces MTLEYETRYAVGHNEAKSFDTEQLREAFLLPDLFQEDKIKLVYTHYDRFIVGGIVPTNNALNLDSIDPLKASYFLERRELGVINIGATGSVTVDGDEYILERNEALYVGSGNKSVIFTSTDNKAPAKFYINSAPAHAAYPTKKVTHKNANVLELGSPATSNERSIYQLIINGVVETCQLQMGMTCLKPGSVWNTMPAHQHDRRMEAYLYFDLPKDQAVSHFMGEPKETRHIWTCNEQAVVSPAWSIHSGAGTSNYSFIWGMAGENLDYDDMDKYGPTELK; encoded by the coding sequence ATGACTTTAGAATATGAAACCCGTTACGCTGTTGGGCATAATGAAGCAAAAAGCTTTGATACAGAACAATTACGTGAAGCTTTTTTATTACCCGATCTTTTCCAAGAAGATAAAATAAAATTAGTATATACCCACTACGATCGTTTCATTGTTGGTGGTATTGTACCAACAAACAACGCTTTAAATTTAGATAGTATAGATCCATTAAAAGCTAGTTACTTTTTAGAGCGTCGTGAGTTGGGTGTAATCAATATCGGCGCTACTGGTTCAGTAACTGTTGACGGCGATGAATATATATTAGAGCGTAACGAAGCTTTATATGTAGGCTCTGGAAATAAATCCGTTATTTTTACGAGTACAGATAATAAGGCACCAGCAAAATTTTATATAAATTCAGCACCCGCACACGCTGCATACCCAACTAAAAAAGTTACTCATAAAAACGCTAATGTTTTAGAATTAGGTTCGCCAGCAACGTCGAACGAGCGTTCTATTTACCAGCTTATTATTAATGGCGTAGTAGAAACTTGTCAGTTACAAATGGGGATGACTTGTTTAAAACCAGGTAGTGTATGGAACACTATGCCAGCACATCAACATGATCGTAGAATGGAAGCTTACCTTTATTTTGATTTACCTAAAGATCAAGCGGTAAGTCATTTTATGGGCGAGCCTAAAGAAACTCGTCATATTTGGACATGTAATGAACAAGCCGTTGTATCACCTGCCTGGTCAATACACAGTGGTGCTGGTACCTCTAATTACTCATTTATTTGGGGAATGGCGGGTGAAAACTTAGATTATGATGATATGGATAAATACGGCCCGACTGAATTAAAGTAG